A genome region from Methanomicrobiales archaeon includes the following:
- the mfnA gene encoding tyrosine decarboxylase MfnA has protein sequence MHKKGCSEEEILSFLACRRGEDTPLERILSSMCTRPHPIAVKAHDLFMGANLGDPGLYRGSAEVERLLVERLGSLLHHPDAGGYATSGGTESNIQALRIARKQKNVPRPNVVVPESVHFSFEKACDMLCMEVRTVPLTRKFCMNTDAVLEKIDVNTVAMVGVAGSTEYGMVDPIRALSEIAQDEEIHLHVDAAFGGLVLPFLSPPIPFDFALPGVSSISVDPHKMGMSTIPAGCLLVRDASMLETLNIRTPYLSVKQEYTLTGTRPGGAVAGALAVLDHLGVEGMQAIVEGCMKNTRRLIEGMETFGLPAVVKPDVNVATFVCNRVPEDWKVSWTRRGHLRIVCMPHVHRGIVEAFLKDIGEMYA, from the coding sequence ATGCATAAGAAAGGCTGTTCGGAGGAGGAGATCCTCTCTTTTCTCGCATGCAGAAGGGGGGAGGATACTCCGCTGGAGCGGATCCTCTCATCCATGTGCACCCGCCCGCACCCGATCGCCGTGAAGGCGCACGACCTCTTCATGGGCGCCAACCTGGGCGACCCGGGTCTCTACCGGGGTAGCGCGGAGGTCGAACGGCTGCTGGTGGAGAGGCTTGGCTCTCTCCTCCACCACCCGGACGCCGGAGGCTATGCCACCTCGGGCGGGACCGAGTCCAACATCCAGGCGCTGCGCATCGCCAGGAAGCAGAAGAACGTGCCGCGCCCCAACGTGGTCGTTCCGGAGTCGGTGCATTTCTCCTTCGAGAAGGCGTGCGACATGCTCTGCATGGAGGTGAGGACCGTGCCCCTCACCAGGAAGTTCTGCATGAATACCGACGCCGTGCTGGAGAAGATCGACGTCAACACGGTCGCCATGGTCGGAGTTGCCGGCTCCACGGAATACGGGATGGTGGATCCGATCCGCGCGCTCTCGGAGATCGCACAGGACGAGGAGATACATCTGCACGTGGACGCCGCGTTCGGCGGACTCGTGCTCCCGTTCCTGTCCCCGCCCATCCCGTTCGATTTCGCGCTCCCCGGGGTATCGAGCATCTCGGTGGATCCCCACAAGATGGGGATGAGCACCATACCCGCCGGATGCCTGCTGGTGCGGGACGCGTCCATGCTCGAGACGCTCAACATCCGCACCCCCTACCTCTCGGTGAAGCAGGAGTATACCCTCACCGGAACCCGTCCCGGAGGGGCGGTTGCCGGAGCGCTCGCCGTACTGGACCACCTGGGCGTGGAAGGGATGCAGGCGATCGTCGAAGGCTGCATGAAGAACACCCGCCGCCTCATCGAGGGGATGGAGACGTTCGGACTTCCCGCCGTGGTGAAGCCGGATGTGAACGTGGCGACGTTCGTCTGCAACCGCGTCCCAGAGGACTGGAAGGTCTCCTGGACCCGGCGGGGGCATCTGCGGATCGTCTGCATGCCCCACGTCCACAGGGGCATCGTCGAGGCGTTCCTGAAAGATATCGGAGAGATGTATGCTTGA
- the hpt gene encoding hypoxanthine/guanine phosphoribosyltransferase: protein MLERLIESLEQCPMVLRGDYNYFIHPITDGVPCVDAALLRDVACGMIRALDLEGVNLIVVAEAMGIHLGTALSMMTDIPFTIVRKRKYELPGEIAVHQTTGYSKGELYLNGVGAGDRVVIVDDVISTGGTLRALVQAVERSGAELQDICVVFQRGAPDIGRPYKSLLTIEVLKDRVRVLDRYF, encoded by the coding sequence ATGCTTGAGAGGCTAATAGAATCCCTCGAACAGTGTCCGATGGTCCTGCGGGGAGACTACAACTACTTCATCCATCCTATCACGGATGGCGTCCCCTGCGTGGATGCCGCCCTCCTCCGCGATGTCGCCTGCGGCATGATCCGAGCGCTCGATCTGGAGGGGGTGAACCTGATCGTCGTTGCCGAGGCGATGGGAATTCATCTGGGAACCGCGCTTTCGATGATGACGGATATTCCCTTCACCATCGTTCGCAAACGAAAGTACGAGCTGCCGGGCGAGATCGCCGTTCACCAGACCACGGGATATTCGAAGGGGGAACTCTACCTGAACGGGGTCGGCGCGGGGGATCGCGTGGTGATCGTGGACGACGTGATCAGCACAGGGGGGACGCTCCGCGCACTGGTGCAGGCGGTGGAGAGATCCGGTGCCGAGCTCCAGGACATCTGCGTGGTGTTCCAGCGGGGTGCACCCGATATCGGGAGGCCCTACAAATCTCTTCTGACGATCGAGGTCCTGAAGGATCGGGTGCGTGTGCTTGATCGATACTTCTGA
- the dph2 gene encoding diphthamide biosynthesis enzyme Dph2, producing MCLIDTSDLVSRLKARKARRVALQFPAGLKRKAFPIARALKLAGFEVIVSGDPCYGACDLAEGAAGLADVLVHFGHAPLGKGEEGVIYEVYPCDFDVAVLESAIPLLSQERVGLVTTVQHIHLLEAMAAVLARGGIEAVVAPGGDRTPMPGQVLGCSFEAARATGATEILFVGTGLFHPTGIQLATGARVVALDPYSGEARIVDASGLLRKRFAVLEKAKSAESFGVILSTKSGQQRTELARHLADLSDKAVIVAMGEVTPDELLNLGFDAYVNTACPRIAYDDQIRWGVPVLSPQEFEILCGVRSFDEYEIDAFC from the coding sequence GTGTGCTTGATCGATACTTCTGATCTCGTCTCGCGTCTGAAGGCACGGAAGGCCCGGAGAGTGGCGCTGCAGTTCCCGGCCGGCCTGAAACGGAAGGCATTCCCGATCGCCCGGGCCCTGAAGCTGGCGGGCTTCGAGGTGATCGTGAGCGGTGATCCCTGTTACGGGGCCTGCGATCTGGCCGAAGGCGCGGCAGGGCTGGCAGATGTCCTGGTCCACTTCGGCCACGCGCCCCTCGGGAAAGGCGAAGAAGGCGTGATCTACGAGGTCTACCCCTGCGATTTCGACGTGGCGGTGCTCGAGTCCGCGATACCCCTGCTCTCCCAGGAAAGGGTGGGTCTGGTGACAACAGTCCAGCATATCCATCTTCTGGAGGCGATGGCAGCGGTCCTCGCGCGGGGCGGGATCGAGGCCGTGGTCGCCCCGGGGGGGGACCGCACACCGATGCCGGGGCAGGTGCTGGGATGTTCGTTCGAGGCAGCGCGGGCGACGGGCGCGACCGAGATTCTCTTCGTCGGAACCGGTCTCTTTCACCCGACGGGTATCCAGCTGGCCACGGGGGCGCGGGTGGTCGCCCTGGATCCCTACAGCGGCGAGGCCCGGATCGTGGATGCTTCCGGGCTCCTGCGGAAGCGGTTCGCCGTCCTGGAGAAGGCGAAGTCGGCGGAGAGCTTCGGCGTGATCCTCTCCACGAAGAGCGGACAGCAGCGGACCGAACTGGCCCGGCATCTCGCGGATCTATCGGATAAGGCGGTGATCGTGGCCATGGGGGAGGTCACGCCGGACGAACTGCTCAACCTCGGGTTCGACGCCTACGTGAACACCGCCTGCCCCCGCATCGCCTACGACGACCAGATCCGCTGGGGGGTGCCGGTCCTGAGCCCGCAGGAGTTCGAGATCCTCTGCGGAGTCCGATCGTTCGACGAGTACGAGATAGACGCGTTCTGCTGA
- a CDS encoding METTL5 family protein — protein sequence MKLKHLEMILETIEPIADPRTELEQYGTPPPLAARLLYHARINGDIEGKRVLDLGCGTGILACGAALLSANAVVGVDIDPRAIEAARRNAGRLGVEVEFHVSDVAALDRARCGRFDTVVMNPPFGAQRRHADRPFIDRALALGKAVYGIFNAGSRRFIADYVRGRAEIAEIIGSSLPMKRTFLHHRRERIEIPVEIIVMRRIDDEP from the coding sequence ATGAAGCTGAAGCACCTGGAGATGATCCTCGAGACGATCGAGCCCATCGCCGATCCCCGCACGGAGCTGGAGCAGTACGGAACACCGCCGCCCCTTGCCGCTCGCCTCCTCTATCACGCCCGGATCAACGGCGACATCGAAGGAAAGCGCGTCCTCGACCTGGGATGCGGCACGGGCATCCTCGCCTGCGGTGCAGCCCTGCTCTCCGCGAACGCGGTGGTGGGCGTGGACATCGACCCGCGGGCGATCGAGGCTGCCCGAAGGAATGCCGGGCGCCTGGGGGTGGAGGTGGAGTTCCATGTGTCCGACGTCGCAGCGCTGGACCGGGCTCGTTGCGGCAGATTCGACACGGTGGTGATGAACCCGCCGTTCGGGGCGCAGAGGCGGCACGCGGATCGGCCCTTCATCGACCGGGCGCTCGCCCTCGGGAAGGCGGTGTACGGCATCTTCAATGCGGGTTCACGGCGGTTCATCGCCGACTACGTGCGGGGGAGGGCGGAGATCGCGGAGATCATCGGGTCTTCCCTGCCCATGAAACGCACATTTCTCCATCACCGCCGAGAGCGGATCGAGATCCCCGTCGAGATCATCGTTATGAGGCGAATCGACGATGAACCGTGA
- a CDS encoding MFS transporter — MNRDMRGVMGLSAAHLVIDLYSPVLPAVLPLLIADQGYSFLMGGLLVTAYNLTSSMAQPPIGWLFDRRGKGIHIGYSLILSATFISLIGIAPEFSVLALFAMLAALGHATFHPSALASVGTVASDVNRGRLMSYFVVGGNLGYAIGPLLAGVVVAAMGLQGLLALLVPGYAMAILLHYILPAPLSDRPAPLHPIPDAPTAPIRPVPIVTLLFAAGLRAWAIFGAVAYLPTYLVLQGFDLVAANTLVTLMLVAGVGGQILGGTLSDRYGRKEFSVLGLALAIPAFLLFIATDGIVSVVFMLTFGFLLWSTFAVTVAMGQELLPGNIGLASGLTLGLAVGGGGIGVAVTGSLADLVALDTALALLAVPIAASLLLFIVLPYPWKSLKKPGA; from the coding sequence ATGAACCGTGATATGCGGGGCGTGATGGGATTGTCCGCGGCACACCTCGTCATCGATCTCTACTCCCCCGTGCTGCCGGCGGTGCTCCCGCTGCTCATCGCGGATCAGGGATACTCCTTCCTCATGGGCGGGCTCCTCGTGACGGCCTACAACCTCACGTCCTCGATGGCGCAGCCGCCCATCGGCTGGCTCTTCGATCGCCGCGGAAAGGGCATCCATATCGGCTACAGCCTGATCCTCTCCGCCACATTCATATCCCTGATCGGCATCGCCCCGGAGTTCTCCGTCCTAGCCCTCTTTGCCATGCTCGCGGCGCTCGGCCATGCGACATTTCACCCCTCGGCGCTTGCCAGCGTGGGCACCGTGGCAAGCGACGTGAACCGCGGGCGCCTGATGTCCTACTTCGTCGTGGGCGGAAACCTCGGCTACGCCATCGGCCCCCTTCTTGCCGGCGTGGTCGTTGCGGCGATGGGACTGCAGGGGCTCCTCGCCCTGCTCGTGCCCGGTTATGCGATGGCGATCCTGCTCCACTACATCCTGCCCGCCCCGCTCTCCGATCGGCCCGCTCCATTGCACCCGATCCCCGATGCGCCGACTGCACCGATCCGCCCCGTCCCGATCGTCACGCTCCTCTTCGCGGCAGGTCTCCGTGCCTGGGCGATCTTCGGTGCGGTCGCCTACCTCCCGACGTACCTCGTCCTGCAGGGGTTTGATCTCGTCGCAGCGAATACCCTGGTCACCCTGATGCTCGTCGCCGGCGTTGGGGGGCAGATCCTGGGAGGCACCCTCTCGGATCGCTACGGACGAAAGGAGTTCTCCGTTCTCGGGCTCGCACTGGCAATACCCGCGTTCCTGCTCTTCATCGCCACGGATGGCATTGTGTCCGTCGTCTTCATGCTGACATTCGGATTTCTCCTCTGGTCCACGTTCGCCGTGACCGTCGCGATGGGACAGGAGCTCCTGCCGGGGAACATCGGGCTCGCCTCGGGCCTCACGCTGGGGCTTGCCGTTGGCGGAGGCGGGATCGGGGTTGCCGTCACCGGCTCCCTCGCCGATCTGGTCGCACTGGATACCGCGCTTGCCCTGCTGGCAGTCCCGATCGCCGCATCTCTCCTCCTCTTCATCGTCCTCCCCTATCCCTGGAAGTCCCTGAAGAAGCCCGGTGCATGA
- a CDS encoding hybrid sensor histidine kinase/response regulator, which yields MSRVEIAGRVDTAAGWKQLRVLLIEDDPSYARYIREILGEMPGAPFRMQHAHRLSEGIAILKEGAVDVVLLDLMLPDSMRLDTVRAVVEQFPQVPIVVLTTLHDEQTGLEAVQAGAQDYLFKGEAESPLLSRAMRYAVERKQVEQALKQVNRNLSLMNSITRHDILNQLTIILGYLPVAQDLATDPEQREYLNRIAKAAAAIHRQIEFSREYQNIGVQSPQWQRIRPSVYSALNDLDIGDTALSIDLPEIEVFADPMLEKVFYNLIDNSLRHGGRVTAIRMHARESEDGMRIVYEDDGIGVPAGEKEKIFRRSKGGDHGFGLFLIRNILAITNIQIRECGEPGEGARFEMHIPPGSYRPAGRR from the coding sequence ATGAGCCGCGTGGAGATCGCAGGCAGGGTTGACACTGCAGCGGGATGGAAGCAACTCCGGGTTCTCCTGATCGAGGACGATCCCAGCTACGCCCGGTACATCCGGGAGATCCTCGGAGAAATGCCGGGTGCGCCCTTTCGAATGCAGCATGCCCACCGGCTCTCGGAGGGGATCGCGATTCTGAAGGAGGGTGCGGTGGATGTCGTGCTCCTCGATCTCATGCTCCCCGACAGCATGCGCCTGGATACGGTGCGGGCGGTCGTCGAGCAGTTCCCGCAGGTTCCCATCGTCGTCCTGACCACGCTCCACGATGAGCAGACCGGCCTCGAGGCCGTCCAGGCAGGCGCCCAGGACTACCTCTTCAAGGGCGAGGCGGAGAGTCCGCTCCTGTCGAGGGCAATGCGGTATGCGGTGGAGCGCAAGCAGGTGGAGCAGGCGCTCAAGCAGGTTAACCGCAACCTCAGCCTGATGAACAGCATCACGCGCCACGATATCCTGAACCAGCTGACCATCATCCTGGGATACCTCCCGGTGGCGCAGGATCTGGCGACGGATCCCGAGCAGCGGGAGTACCTGAACCGCATCGCAAAGGCGGCTGCCGCGATTCACCGCCAGATCGAGTTCAGCCGGGAGTACCAGAACATCGGAGTGCAGTCGCCGCAGTGGCAGCGCATCCGCCCCTCGGTATACAGCGCCCTGAACGATCTCGATATCGGGGATACCGCACTCTCCATCGATCTGCCGGAGATCGAGGTGTTCGCAGATCCCATGCTCGAGAAGGTCTTCTACAATCTGATCGACAACTCCCTGAGGCACGGCGGCCGTGTTACGGCCATACGCATGCACGCCCGGGAATCCGAAGACGGCATGCGGATTGTGTACGAGGATGACGGGATCGGCGTGCCGGCAGGAGAGAAGGAGAAGATCTTCCGGCGGAGTAAGGGGGGAGATCACGGGTTCGGGCTCTTCCTCATCCGCAACATCCTCGCGATAACGAACATCCAGATACGGGAGTGCGGAGAACCGGGAGAGGGGGCGCGTTTCGAGATGCATATTCCCCCCGGCTCGTACCGCCCGGCGGGACGTCGATAG
- a CDS encoding ferredoxin-thioredoxin reductase catalytic domain-containing protein produces the protein MAGEGESEPELEFESKVEQNIYEWAKGYARERGWILNPNKRQLAAVIRGLARNKLKWGEQYCPCRIRTRDLEKDKEIICPCVYHGEEIEQEEHCHCQLFFKVVDRKDPQ, from the coding sequence ATGGCAGGCGAAGGCGAATCTGAACCGGAACTTGAGTTCGAGTCCAAGGTGGAGCAGAACATCTACGAGTGGGCAAAGGGCTACGCCCGGGAGAGAGGCTGGATTCTGAATCCCAACAAGAGGCAGCTGGCGGCAGTGATACGGGGACTCGCCCGGAACAAACTGAAATGGGGGGAGCAGTACTGCCCCTGCCGGATCCGCACGCGGGATCTGGAAAAGGACAAAGAGATCATCTGCCCGTGCGTGTACCACGGAGAGGAGATCGAGCAGGAGGAGCACTGCCACTGCCAGCTCTTCTTCAAGGTCGTGGATCGGAAGGATCCGCAATAG
- the purQ gene encoding phosphoribosylformylglycinamidine synthase I: protein MRFAVLQFGGSNCDLDTFHTLQDVCGVDTDLIWYKEGLQRAYDAIVVPGGFSYGDYLRAGAIAARTAIMDAVERHVREGGLFLGICNGAQIGAERGFAPGTFAINAYPKFICRWVHVRVENATSPFTCRFREGEVVRIPIAHKEGRYVAAEDVLERLNRRRQVVFRFCDAAGRVTPESNVNGSAGNITGVLNDHGNVLLMMPHPERSSEEILGSSDGRRVFESMIAYLEAPGRSVFKRA, encoded by the coding sequence ATGAGGTTCGCAGTCCTGCAGTTCGGTGGCAGCAACTGCGATCTCGACACCTTCCACACCCTCCAGGATGTTTGCGGCGTAGACACCGACCTGATCTGGTACAAGGAGGGGCTTCAGCGCGCCTACGATGCTATCGTGGTCCCGGGGGGATTCTCCTACGGAGATTACCTGCGGGCCGGGGCCATCGCTGCACGGACGGCGATCATGGACGCGGTGGAGAGGCACGTACGTGAGGGGGGGCTCTTCCTGGGCATCTGCAACGGGGCCCAGATAGGGGCGGAACGAGGATTTGCCCCGGGCACGTTCGCGATTAACGCCTATCCCAAGTTCATCTGCAGGTGGGTTCACGTGCGGGTGGAGAATGCCACCTCACCGTTCACGTGCAGGTTCCGGGAGGGTGAAGTGGTGAGAATCCCCATCGCCCATAAAGAGGGTCGTTACGTGGCAGCGGAAGATGTCCTCGAGCGGCTCAATCGCCGGCGCCAGGTGGTGTTCCGCTTCTGCGATGCGGCAGGGAGGGTCACCCCCGAGAGCAACGTGAACGGATCGGCCGGAAACATCACCGGCGTCCTGAACGATCACGGCAACGTGCTCCTGATGATGCCGCACCCGGAGCGGTCGTCGGAGGAGATCCTCGGCTCTTCCGACGGGCGGCGGGTATTCGAATCGATGATCGCTTACCTTGAGGCTCCCGGGCGATCAGTTTTTAAAAGAGCATAG
- the purS gene encoding phosphoribosylformylglycinamidine synthase subunit PurS — MKYHVEIMITLREGILDPEARAIQHALKSLGFETESLRTARIFCVTLEAADKRAAREEAARMCERLLANPVIHRYEIEVRE, encoded by the coding sequence ATGAAGTACCATGTGGAGATCATGATAACGCTCCGGGAGGGAATTCTCGACCCCGAGGCGCGGGCGATCCAGCATGCCCTGAAGAGTCTGGGATTCGAAACGGAGAGTCTGCGAACGGCGCGTATCTTCTGCGTCACCCTGGAAGCGGCAGACAAGAGAGCGGCACGGGAGGAGGCGGCGCGGATGTGCGAGCGCCTTCTCGCCAATCCGGTGATTCACCGCTACGAGATTGAGGTCAGGGAATGA
- a CDS encoding phosphoribosylaminoimidazolesuccinocarboxamide synthase produces MKMGKLLRAGKAKSVYRSDSDDRLIMEFRDDITAFDGTKKDVLPRKGELNAAVSAYVFEYLEARGIPTHYIRMLDERRMLVRNLEMIPLEVIVRNIAAGSLVKRYPIAEGTPLDPPVIIIDYKDDSRHDPMLNDDLILALRILDRRALDRVRELSLEINRLLSEHFKDKGLTLVDFKMEFGRWRGEIVLGDEISMDSMRLWDTVSGESMDKDVYRFGKGDVISAYAAVAGRIVPGTSGGGK; encoded by the coding sequence GTGAAGATGGGCAAACTGCTCCGTGCAGGCAAGGCGAAGTCGGTATACCGCTCCGACAGCGACGACCGGCTGATCATGGAGTTCCGCGACGATATCACGGCATTCGATGGCACAAAAAAGGATGTGCTCCCCCGCAAGGGGGAGCTCAACGCCGCCGTCTCTGCCTACGTGTTCGAGTACCTGGAGGCCCGGGGCATCCCGACGCATTATATCCGCATGCTGGACGAACGCCGGATGCTCGTGCGGAACCTGGAGATGATTCCCCTCGAGGTGATCGTCCGGAACATCGCTGCCGGTTCCCTGGTGAAGAGGTATCCGATCGCGGAAGGCACCCCCCTCGATCCGCCCGTGATCATCATCGACTACAAGGATGATTCCCGCCACGATCCGATGCTGAACGACGACCTGATCCTGGCGCTGAGGATCCTCGACAGGAGGGCGCTCGACCGGGTGCGGGAGCTCTCCCTGGAGATCAACCGCCTGCTGTCCGAGCACTTCAAAGATAAGGGATTGACCCTCGTCGATTTCAAGATGGAGTTCGGTCGGTGGAGGGGCGAGATCGTGCTGGGCGACGAGATCTCCATGGACTCGATGCGCCTCTGGGATACGGTGAGCGGGGAGTCCATGGACAAGGACGTGTACCGGTTCGGGAAGGGAGACGTGATCTCGGCCTATGCTGCGGTGGCAGGGAGAATCGTGCCCGGTACGAGCGGAGGAGGGAAATGA